Proteins co-encoded in one Brassica rapa cultivar Chiifu-401-42 chromosome A02, CAAS_Brap_v3.01, whole genome shotgun sequence genomic window:
- the LOC103868155 gene encoding putative cysteine-rich receptor-like protein kinase 39 isoform X1, whose translation MEKCFASMIFLASFLLLVLLNLELVHAVGCAGSLFNSNSTYAENRNNLFSTLASKVVANGGLYNDSLGQNPNRVQALVFCARGVEKACISCVQKVIQDIQKECPYHMDSFQWDKDDVDDRVSCLVRSSNQAAFKKLELRPADIHPNPNSIEPSKNMTLFTKQWEATVNRTIKVATESNTSSLLQYFGAVKAEFTEFPNVYMLMQCMPDITSRECMTCLEKCVAYFKVMYWGSRGGEVSRPSCVFRWDLYSFRSAFDNLTIFHAPPRVKSQAQPPTNDKKGRSIRYGGIITIVVPCFINLLVFIGLIKVYGPRRKSKNGINVGSAEYSDADGQFMLRFDLGIIITATSDFSSENKLGQGGFGTVHKGILLNGREIAVKRLIRGLEGGMEFKNEVSLLTRLQHKNLVKLLGFCNERDEEILVYEFVPNSSLDHFIFDEEKRKLLTWEVRFKIIEGVARGLVYLHEDSQLKIIHRDLKASNILLDAEMNPKVADFGTARLFDTDETRAETKRIAGTRGYMAPEYINCGEISAKSDVYSFGVVLLEIISGKRNNSFEGEGIASFTWKRWAEGRPEIIIDPFLVENSSNEIVKLIQIGLLCVQENATKRPTMSSVIVWLGSENITIALPRAPAFTMIKSPSEDCTMSMSNVFTELSSR comes from the exons ATGGAGAAATGCTTTGCTTCGATGATTTTCCTggcttcttttcttcttcttgtccttTTAAACCTTGAACTCGTTCATGCCGTCGGGTGTGCCGGAAGCTTATTCAACAGTAACAGCACCTACGCTGAGAACCGTAACAATCTCTTCTCTACTCTTGCTTCAAAAGTCGTTGCCAACGGTGGACTCTACAACGATTCACTCGGCCAAAATCCCAACAGAGTTCAAGCTCTTGTCTTCTGTGCAAGAGGCGTTGAGAAAGCTTGTATTAGTTGTGTCCAAAAAGTGATTCAGGATATACAGAAAGAGTGTCCATATCACATGGATTCGTTCCAGTGGGACAAAGACGATGTAGACGACCGTGTTTCTTGTCTTGTACGTTCCTCAAACCAAGCAGCTTTCAAGAAACTCGAGCTTCGACCTGCTGACATTCACCCAAATCCAAACAGTATCGAACCATCCAAGAACATGACCCTTTTCACTAAACAGTGGGAAGCAACAGTTAATCGGACTATCAAGGTTGCCACGGAATCTAATACTTCCTCGCTACTTCAGTACTTTGGTGCTGTAAAAGCCGAGTTCACGGAATTTCCAAATGTATACATGTTGATGCAATGCATGCCCGACATAACTTCTCGAGAGTGCATGACATGTTTGGAAAAATGCGTGGCATATTTTAAAGTAATGTATTGGGGAAGCCGAGGAGGCGAGGTTAGTCGTCCGAGTTGTGTTTTCAGGTGGGATCTATATTCTTTCCGTAGTGCTTTTGATAATCTAACAATATTTCATGCACCTCCTCGAGTTAAGTCGCAGGCTCAGCCACCTACAAATGACAAGAAAG gaagaagcATTAGGTATGGTGGAATTATCACGATAGTTGTGCCTTGTTTCATTAATCTTTTGGTGTTTATTGGTCTTATCAAAGTTTATGGTCCGAGGAGAAAATCCAAGAACGGAATCAATG TTGGTAGTGCAGAGTACTCTGATGCGGATGGTCAATTTATGTTACGGTTTGATCTTGGTATTATCATAACGGCAACCAGTGATTTTTCATCTGAAAATAAACTTGGCCAAGGTGGATTTGGTACCGTCCATAAG GGGATATTACTAAACGGGAGAGAGATAGCGGTGAAACGATTAATAAGAGGTTTAGAAGGAGGTATGGAGTTTAAGAATGAGGTTTCACTCTTGACAAGACTCCAACATAAGAATCTGGTTAAGCTTCTTGGTTTCTGTAATGAAAGAGATGAAGAGATTCTTGTCTATGAATTTGTCCCCAACTCAAGTCTTGACCACTTCATCTTCG ATGAAGAGAAGCGTAAGCTTCTTACATGGGAGGTGAGATTCAAAATTATAGAAGGTGTTGCTCGAGGTCTTGTTTATCTCCATGAAGACTCTCAGCTAAAGATTATTCACCGAGATTTGAAGGCTAGCAACATCCTTTTAGACGCAGAGATGAACCCTAAGGTTGCAGACTTTGGGACAGCAAGGCTGTTCGACACTGATGAGACAAGAGCTGAAACAAAGCGAATAGCTGGAACCCG TGGATATATGGCTCCCGAATACATAAATTGCGGGGAAATCTCAGCTAAATCTGATGTATATAGCTTCGGTGTTGTGCTTCTAGAGATAATAAGTGGTAAAAGAAACAATAGCTTTGAAGGTGAAGGAATTGCATCTTTT ACATGGAAGAGATGGGCTGAAGGAAGGCCAGAGATTATAATTGATCCTTTCTTGGTTGAGAATTCGAGTAATGAGATCGTTAAGTTGATCCAAATTGGTTTGTTGTGTGTTCAAGAGAATGCAACAAAGAGACCAACCATGAGCTCTGTAATTGTTTGGCTTGGCAGTGAGAATATCACCATTGCTTTACCTAGGGCTCCTGCTTTCACAATGATTAAGTCACCATCTGAAGATTGTACCATGTCAATGAGCAATGTCTTCACGGAGTTGAGTTCTCGTTGA
- the LOC103868155 gene encoding putative cysteine-rich receptor-like protein kinase 39 isoform X2: protein MEKCFASMIFLASFLLLVLLNLELVHAVGCAGSLFNSNSTYAENRNNLFSTLASKVVANGGLYNDSLGQNPNRVQALVFCARGVEKACISCVQKVIQDIQKECPYHMDSFQWDKDDVDDRVSCLVRSSNQAAFKKLELRPADIHPNPNSIEPSKNMTLFTKQWEATVNRTIKVATESNTSSLLQYFGAVKAEFTEFPNVYMLMQCMPDITSRECMTCLEKCVAYFKVMYWGSRGGESQAQPPTNDKKGRSIRYGGIITIVVPCFINLLVFIGLIKVYGPRRKSKNGINVGSAEYSDADGQFMLRFDLGIIITATSDFSSENKLGQGGFGTVHKGILLNGREIAVKRLIRGLEGGMEFKNEVSLLTRLQHKNLVKLLGFCNERDEEILVYEFVPNSSLDHFIFDEEKRKLLTWEVRFKIIEGVARGLVYLHEDSQLKIIHRDLKASNILLDAEMNPKVADFGTARLFDTDETRAETKRIAGTRGYMAPEYINCGEISAKSDVYSFGVVLLEIISGKRNNSFEGEGIASFTWKRWAEGRPEIIIDPFLVENSSNEIVKLIQIGLLCVQENATKRPTMSSVIVWLGSENITIALPRAPAFTMIKSPSEDCTMSMSNVFTELSSR, encoded by the exons ATGGAGAAATGCTTTGCTTCGATGATTTTCCTggcttcttttcttcttcttgtccttTTAAACCTTGAACTCGTTCATGCCGTCGGGTGTGCCGGAAGCTTATTCAACAGTAACAGCACCTACGCTGAGAACCGTAACAATCTCTTCTCTACTCTTGCTTCAAAAGTCGTTGCCAACGGTGGACTCTACAACGATTCACTCGGCCAAAATCCCAACAGAGTTCAAGCTCTTGTCTTCTGTGCAAGAGGCGTTGAGAAAGCTTGTATTAGTTGTGTCCAAAAAGTGATTCAGGATATACAGAAAGAGTGTCCATATCACATGGATTCGTTCCAGTGGGACAAAGACGATGTAGACGACCGTGTTTCTTGTCTTGTACGTTCCTCAAACCAAGCAGCTTTCAAGAAACTCGAGCTTCGACCTGCTGACATTCACCCAAATCCAAACAGTATCGAACCATCCAAGAACATGACCCTTTTCACTAAACAGTGGGAAGCAACAGTTAATCGGACTATCAAGGTTGCCACGGAATCTAATACTTCCTCGCTACTTCAGTACTTTGGTGCTGTAAAAGCCGAGTTCACGGAATTTCCAAATGTATACATGTTGATGCAATGCATGCCCGACATAACTTCTCGAGAGTGCATGACATGTTTGGAAAAATGCGTGGCATATTTTAAAGTAATGTATTGGGGAAGCCGAGGAGGCGAG TCGCAGGCTCAGCCACCTACAAATGACAAGAAAG gaagaagcATTAGGTATGGTGGAATTATCACGATAGTTGTGCCTTGTTTCATTAATCTTTTGGTGTTTATTGGTCTTATCAAAGTTTATGGTCCGAGGAGAAAATCCAAGAACGGAATCAATG TTGGTAGTGCAGAGTACTCTGATGCGGATGGTCAATTTATGTTACGGTTTGATCTTGGTATTATCATAACGGCAACCAGTGATTTTTCATCTGAAAATAAACTTGGCCAAGGTGGATTTGGTACCGTCCATAAG GGGATATTACTAAACGGGAGAGAGATAGCGGTGAAACGATTAATAAGAGGTTTAGAAGGAGGTATGGAGTTTAAGAATGAGGTTTCACTCTTGACAAGACTCCAACATAAGAATCTGGTTAAGCTTCTTGGTTTCTGTAATGAAAGAGATGAAGAGATTCTTGTCTATGAATTTGTCCCCAACTCAAGTCTTGACCACTTCATCTTCG ATGAAGAGAAGCGTAAGCTTCTTACATGGGAGGTGAGATTCAAAATTATAGAAGGTGTTGCTCGAGGTCTTGTTTATCTCCATGAAGACTCTCAGCTAAAGATTATTCACCGAGATTTGAAGGCTAGCAACATCCTTTTAGACGCAGAGATGAACCCTAAGGTTGCAGACTTTGGGACAGCAAGGCTGTTCGACACTGATGAGACAAGAGCTGAAACAAAGCGAATAGCTGGAACCCG TGGATATATGGCTCCCGAATACATAAATTGCGGGGAAATCTCAGCTAAATCTGATGTATATAGCTTCGGTGTTGTGCTTCTAGAGATAATAAGTGGTAAAAGAAACAATAGCTTTGAAGGTGAAGGAATTGCATCTTTT ACATGGAAGAGATGGGCTGAAGGAAGGCCAGAGATTATAATTGATCCTTTCTTGGTTGAGAATTCGAGTAATGAGATCGTTAAGTTGATCCAAATTGGTTTGTTGTGTGTTCAAGAGAATGCAACAAAGAGACCAACCATGAGCTCTGTAATTGTTTGGCTTGGCAGTGAGAATATCACCATTGCTTTACCTAGGGCTCCTGCTTTCACAATGATTAAGTCACCATCTGAAGATTGTACCATGTCAATGAGCAATGTCTTCACGGAGTTGAGTTCTCGTTGA